The following are encoded in a window of Stigmatella erecta genomic DNA:
- a CDS encoding helix-turn-helix transcriptional regulator yields MNANREARAATGVSRRQRRRKSPGLSREVQRKEQRLAVTLGKAARLARKGAGLTQQDVAEGVGIVPEVYGRIERGVSLPSLSTLFRLCVTLRRGPNEMLGFVPLRGPSTRSLWAREIPPALAETPEMSRLLRLIGRLPRLQLKLMARVAVSLLRNEHRQGPEEKPR; encoded by the coding sequence ATGAACGCCAATAGGGAGGCGCGGGCAGCAACGGGTGTTTCTCGACGCCAAAGGCGCCGGAAGAGCCCAGGGCTTTCTCGCGAAGTACAGAGAAAGGAACAGCGGCTCGCAGTTACCCTCGGCAAGGCCGCGCGATTGGCTCGCAAGGGGGCCGGGCTCACACAGCAGGACGTAGCCGAGGGCGTTGGCATCGTTCCGGAAGTCTACGGCCGGATCGAGCGTGGGGTGTCATTGCCGAGCCTCTCGACGTTGTTCCGGCTGTGCGTCACGCTCCGCCGAGGACCGAATGAAATGTTGGGGTTCGTCCCGCTGCGCGGCCCGTCTACCCGCTCTTTGTGGGCAAGAGAGATACCCCCTGCATTGGCAGAAACGCCGGAAATGAGCCGCTTGCTGCGCTTGATCGGGCGCCTCCCACGGCTACAGCTCAAGCTGATGGCCCGCGTGGCCGTTTCCCTGCTGCGCAACGAGCACCGCCAAGGTCCCGAGGAAAAGCCGCGCTGA
- a CDS encoding helix-turn-helix domain-containing protein, translating into MVRTLVRPAAPPLLTVREVAAELAVCRATVYAPLERGELERVWVGGSIRIPVASLEALLARGRR; encoded by the coding sequence GTGGTGCGGACCTTGGTGCGGCCAGCGGCCCCGCCGCTGCTCACGGTGCGCGAGGTGGCGGCGGAACTGGCCGTCTGCCGGGCCACGGTCTATGCGCCCTTGGAGCGCGGAGAATTGGAGCGGGTGTGGGTGGGAGGCTCCATCCGCATTCCAGTGGCGTCGCTTGAGGCGCTTCTCGCCCGGGGGCGGCGCTGA
- a CDS encoding Kelch repeat-containing protein — protein sequence MSPVRLLGLPLLLLVWLTGCHSAQPSGTSATGSVRLAASTRQALSANAISRVAVTSSAADMPSITVELAQIDGVWGGVIGNIPAGPERLFLAQAFDAGGALLYEGQAGHVTVVAGEVTLVTLTLQDVSAPEPYENEAPLIDSVVAAPLVVAPGGSVTLASAAHDPNPGDTLAYAWTASAGSFAAPSDASTTWSAPADNGPVMLTLTVSDARGAASSVSLVVNVTAGEGGAVLDVRFNSRPAVGGFTSSESQLEVGESTLLTVSAADLDGDALSYQWSASCEGSLQDLGAGLARFTPSALPAAACNNCQLSVSVFDGRGGQTSATLALCVTEPTVHALPPRVIRSYQSSLTARANQQLVFEVVASDPQGSAVSFQWGATSGVFGASADSATSSRVVWTAPACINGSTQGSLSVTLTNAANLTAVQTFSVTGLPDCTSSSHWVSVGAMLEPRIRHQAALLPSGKVLVVGGNGPGGNKASAEVYDPETRTWTATTAMRQTRTYFSAVSLPSGQVLVSGGEQGWDSYATAELYDPAAGTWSMAAPMNVSRKGHTLTVLPSGKVLAAGGTTATAELYDPETGTWTRTGSMSMSRYGHTAVRLLSGKVLVIGGWNATAELYDPETGSWTATGSLSVSRNPGHTATLLPSGKVLVAGGNVDGGTVAELYDPENGSWTAAGSALNAHDGATATLLPTNKVLIVGGNIDNSAAAALYDVASGTWAPVASMGPAQYGHTATLLPHGKVLFTSRATVLYQP from the coding sequence ATGTCCCCCGTCCGTCTCCTCGGCCTCCCTCTCCTGCTGCTGGTGTGGCTCACCGGCTGTCACTCAGCACAGCCCTCCGGGACCTCCGCTACCGGCTCGGTGCGTCTGGCCGCCTCCACGCGCCAAGCCCTCTCCGCCAACGCTATCTCCCGCGTCGCCGTCACCTCTTCTGCGGCGGACATGCCCTCGATCACCGTCGAACTCGCACAGATCGATGGGGTCTGGGGCGGTGTCATCGGCAACATCCCCGCGGGCCCCGAGCGCCTCTTCCTGGCCCAGGCCTTCGACGCCGGAGGCGCTTTGCTGTACGAGGGACAGGCCGGGCACGTCACGGTGGTGGCCGGCGAGGTGACGCTCGTCACGCTCACCTTGCAGGACGTCTCCGCCCCCGAGCCCTACGAGAATGAGGCGCCCCTCATCGACTCGGTGGTGGCCGCGCCGCTGGTGGTGGCGCCGGGCGGCAGTGTGACGCTGGCGTCGGCTGCCCACGATCCGAACCCGGGAGACACGCTGGCCTACGCGTGGACGGCCAGCGCGGGCAGCTTCGCGGCTCCCTCGGATGCCAGCACCACGTGGAGCGCTCCGGCAGACAACGGTCCGGTGATGCTCACGCTCACGGTGAGCGACGCGCGGGGCGCGGCCTCCTCGGTGTCGCTCGTGGTGAACGTCACGGCGGGAGAAGGTGGGGCGGTGCTGGACGTGCGCTTCAACAGCCGTCCGGCGGTGGGGGGCTTCACCTCCTCGGAGTCCCAGCTCGAGGTGGGCGAGAGCACCCTGCTCACGGTGTCGGCGGCGGACCTGGACGGGGACGCGCTGAGCTACCAGTGGAGCGCCTCGTGCGAGGGCAGCCTGCAGGACCTGGGCGCGGGCCTCGCGCGCTTCACGCCCAGCGCTCTGCCCGCCGCGGCGTGCAACAACTGCCAGCTGAGCGTCAGTGTCTTCGACGGACGCGGGGGCCAGACGAGCGCGACGCTCGCGCTCTGCGTGACCGAGCCCACGGTCCACGCCCTGCCTCCCCGGGTGATCCGCTCCTACCAGTCGAGCCTCACGGCCCGGGCGAACCAGCAGCTCGTCTTCGAGGTCGTGGCCAGCGACCCGCAGGGAAGTGCGGTGAGCTTCCAGTGGGGCGCCACGAGTGGCGTGTTCGGCGCTTCCGCGGACTCGGCCACCAGCAGCCGGGTGGTCTGGACCGCGCCGGCCTGCATCAACGGCAGCACCCAGGGCTCGCTGAGCGTCACCCTCACCAACGCCGCGAACCTGACGGCCGTCCAGACCTTCTCCGTGACGGGGCTGCCGGACTGCACCTCTTCCAGCCATTGGGTGTCCGTGGGCGCCATGCTGGAGCCCCGGATTCGCCACCAGGCGGCGCTGCTGCCCTCGGGGAAGGTGCTCGTCGTGGGAGGAAATGGGCCGGGCGGAAACAAGGCCTCTGCCGAGGTGTATGACCCGGAGACTCGGACCTGGACGGCCACGACCGCCATGCGCCAGACCCGGACCTACTTCAGCGCGGTGTCGCTGCCCTCGGGGCAGGTGCTGGTCTCGGGAGGCGAGCAGGGCTGGGACAGCTACGCCACGGCGGAGCTGTACGATCCGGCGGCCGGCACCTGGTCGATGGCCGCTCCGATGAACGTGTCCCGCAAGGGCCATACCCTGACGGTGCTGCCCTCGGGCAAGGTGCTCGCTGCCGGAGGCACCACCGCGACGGCGGAGCTGTACGATCCGGAGACCGGAACCTGGACCCGCACTGGCTCCATGAGCATGTCCCGCTACGGGCATACGGCCGTGCGGCTGCTCTCGGGGAAGGTGCTCGTCATCGGAGGTTGGAACGCGACGGCGGAGCTGTACGATCCGGAGACCGGCTCCTGGACGGCCACGGGTTCTCTGAGCGTCTCCCGGAACCCGGGGCACACCGCCACGCTGCTCCCTTCGGGCAAGGTGCTCGTCGCGGGCGGCAACGTCGATGGTGGCACGGTGGCGGAGCTGTACGATCCGGAGAACGGCTCCTGGACGGCCGCGGGCTCTGCGCTGAATGCGCATGACGGGGCCACGGCCACGCTGCTGCCCACGAACAAGGTGCTCATCGTGGGTGGCAACATCGATAACAGCGCGGCGGCGGCGCTGTACGATGTGGCCTCTGGGACCTGGGCTCCTGTCGCTTCGATGGGACCGGCGCAGTACGGGCACACCGCGACGCTGCTGCCGCACGGCAAGGTGCTCTTCACCAGCCGCGCTACGGTGCTCTACCAGCCCTGA
- a CDS encoding imm11 family protein has translation MGMLTWLSPYRVELELHGAAPGDFVEGPGYDVLISQRVAEAYQEAGLTGLLGFNPVEVVRVRSKRKGSAQGAIPPYFAVIACFGRGAVDEARSRIRRSEPVTCPECRSAGVDSVHGFTLEPDTWQGEDIFRPRGKRGSLVVSERFAALVHRHGFTNMKFTPTEEYVWDPDGKGPPASPHAESG, from the coding sequence ATGGGCATGCTGACGTGGTTGTCCCCTTACCGTGTTGAACTGGAACTGCATGGCGCGGCGCCTGGTGATTTCGTGGAGGGGCCCGGCTACGACGTGCTCATCTCCCAGCGCGTCGCCGAGGCCTATCAAGAGGCAGGGCTGACAGGACTGCTCGGCTTCAACCCCGTTGAGGTGGTGCGCGTCCGAAGCAAGCGCAAGGGGTCCGCGCAGGGTGCCATTCCCCCCTACTTCGCCGTCATCGCCTGCTTCGGCCGTGGCGCCGTGGATGAAGCACGAAGCCGGATCCGCCGCTCAGAACCGGTCACATGTCCGGAGTGCCGTTCGGCCGGGGTCGACTCCGTGCATGGCTTCACCTTGGAGCCGGATACCTGGCAAGGCGAGGATATTTTCCGGCCTCGCGGCAAGCGGGGCAGCCTTGTCGTCTCCGAGCGCTTCGCCGCGCTCGTCCACCGGCATGGATTCACGAACATGAAGTTCACCCCCACGGAGGAGTATGTGTGGGATCCTGACGGGAAGGGGCCGCCAGCAAGTCCTCACGCGGAGTCCGGCTGA
- a CDS encoding sensor histidine kinase, protein MSRPPPLPGTSLSSALGELARAQQRAGRSAMAGLALLGVVALASPLLAYREDLQNAREEMLGNLSSQAQVQAEALGVHLGLLEAELRRLAEHPQLIPEDGSSGPEVAMLDSAFHHSPLFSEGVALLTPDGRCVWSDPAQISLGDSPLDSRPWFRRVLAEGVSDINLLEGTGGPLVVAVPITHDGKVAGLLVGELRAGARPLPGVRSGGADLSLLLDGEGQLLLPVPAPNFAWSAERASRLRALAEAPGPLVWDGKRMLGAAAHVSVPGINGMLLAVLEDEERDIARLQRRFLGQLLFHIALLGSTLLLFTFLLRRSYLSLLAAEERLRHQETMAALGAASQLIAHEVKNALNGIQAALSLLRPAATAGEVALPALRAQVQRLGHLARSLLSFGAPRAAALRRPCELHLLVEEALQSVRLVPESEDVPVQVTLQEGLTAQADPALLVSAIDNLVRNAVEAGAVARDTGLRPSPWVRVTLTREANEAILRVEDNAGGVDTDLEPRLWEPFATARAKGVGLGLPMARAAVESHGGQLTYHRLPDGSLFTLRLPLESTP, encoded by the coding sequence ATGTCGCGACCGCCTCCCCTGCCGGGCACCTCCCTGTCCTCCGCCCTCGGAGAGCTGGCGCGCGCCCAACAGCGTGCCGGACGCTCCGCCATGGCGGGACTGGCGCTGCTCGGCGTGGTGGCCCTGGCCAGCCCCCTGCTCGCCTACCGGGAGGATCTCCAGAACGCCCGCGAGGAGATGCTCGGCAACCTCTCCAGCCAGGCCCAGGTGCAGGCCGAGGCGCTGGGCGTGCACCTGGGGCTGCTGGAGGCGGAGCTGCGCCGGCTGGCCGAGCACCCCCAGCTCATCCCCGAGGATGGCTCCTCGGGCCCGGAAGTGGCCATGCTGGACAGCGCCTTCCACCACTCGCCCCTCTTCTCCGAGGGCGTGGCCCTGCTCACTCCCGATGGGCGCTGCGTGTGGAGCGACCCGGCCCAGATATCGCTGGGGGATTCTCCCCTGGACAGCCGCCCCTGGTTCCGCCGGGTGCTGGCCGAGGGCGTCTCGGACATCAACCTGCTGGAGGGGACGGGGGGGCCGCTGGTGGTGGCGGTCCCCATCACGCACGACGGCAAGGTAGCGGGCCTGCTGGTGGGCGAGCTGCGCGCGGGGGCACGTCCCCTTCCGGGCGTCCGCTCGGGGGGCGCGGACCTGTCGCTGCTGCTGGATGGGGAAGGCCAGCTCCTGCTGCCCGTGCCCGCGCCGAACTTCGCATGGAGCGCGGAGCGCGCCTCGCGGCTGCGCGCCCTGGCCGAGGCCCCCGGGCCCCTCGTGTGGGACGGCAAGCGCATGCTGGGCGCGGCGGCCCATGTCTCCGTCCCGGGCATCAACGGCATGCTGCTGGCCGTGCTGGAGGACGAGGAGCGGGACATCGCGCGGCTGCAGCGCCGCTTCCTCGGACAGCTGCTCTTCCACATCGCCCTGCTGGGCAGCACCCTGCTGCTGTTCACCTTCCTGCTGCGCCGCTCGTACCTCTCGCTGCTGGCGGCCGAGGAGCGGCTGCGGCACCAGGAGACGATGGCCGCGCTGGGCGCCGCCAGCCAGCTCATCGCCCACGAGGTGAAGAACGCCCTCAACGGCATCCAGGCGGCCCTGTCGCTGCTGCGGCCCGCCGCCACCGCGGGGGAGGTGGCCCTGCCCGCGCTGCGTGCCCAGGTGCAGCGGCTGGGGCACCTGGCCCGCTCGCTGCTGTCCTTCGGCGCCCCGAGGGCCGCCGCCCTGCGCCGCCCCTGCGAGCTGCACCTGCTGGTGGAGGAGGCCCTGCAGTCGGTGCGCCTGGTGCCGGAGTCCGAGGACGTGCCCGTGCAGGTGACGCTGCAGGAGGGCCTCACCGCGCAGGCGGACCCGGCGCTGCTGGTGTCCGCCATCGACAACCTGGTGCGCAACGCGGTGGAGGCGGGCGCGGTGGCGCGCGACACGGGCCTGCGTCCCTCGCCCTGGGTGCGGGTGACCCTCACGCGCGAGGCCAACGAGGCCATCCTGCGGGTGGAGGACAACGCCGGCGGGGTGGACACGGACCTGGAGCCACGCCTGTGGGAGCCCTTCGCCACCGCGCGCGCCAAGGGCGTGGGCCTGGGCCTGCCCATGGCCCGGGCCGCCGTGGAGTCCCATGGGGGCCAGCTCACCTATCACCGCCTGCCCGATGGCAGCCTCTTCACCCTGCGGCTGCCCCTGGAGAGCACCCCATGA